In the Salvelinus fontinalis isolate EN_2023a chromosome 34, ASM2944872v1, whole genome shotgun sequence genome, one interval contains:
- the LOC129833325 gene encoding galactose-3-O-sulfotransferase 2-like: protein MTLRWLSTQLWRHRVMCLLMALCVTLLLMLLATQSLQHPSHYAGHMGHKVEERGALSDNAPPNTPVPSHTAPNRRKEVQTPNLQHQRDPNGYTFMRTRRSPPPVAFLKTHKTGSSTVQNLMFRLGEKENLTFAFPYYAYQFSYPDRFRADFVDELPPGSSQFDMLCSHMRLDLGQLKQVMPRNTIYITLLRDPLQTFESVFSYYTSTVPAFTLAKKAADTANRKSALSVFLESPESYWDPTEPGNGLARNPMSFDLGLSSQEWNASWPMELTQLEEAFQLVMIAEHFDESLVLLGALLQLEPEELAYVHLNVRAPSDITPLEEDTKARLWAWNSLDVLLYNLFLQVFWEKAEQYGLGRLKREVALLRASTQRLRQKCVAREGVPPGELEDLVRPWQTDTVTILGYEVRGNLTLQEEGLCVRLVLPELQYHSHLYFQQYGHDMRSIPTD from the exons ATGACCCTCCGCTGGTTGTCCACCCAACTTTGGAGACACCGTGTGATGTGTCTCCTGATGGCTTTGTGTGTCACCTTGTTACTCATGCTCCTGGCTACTCAGTCATTGCAGCATCCAAG CCACTATGCTGGGCACATGGGCCataaggtggaggagaggggagcactTTCCGACAATGCTCCTCCAAACACCCCTGTCCCATCCCACACTGCCCCTAACAGGAGGAAGGAGGTTCAGACACCCAATCTGCAGCATCAAAGAGACCCCAATGGGTACACCTTTATGAGGACAAGGAGGAGCCCTCCACCTGTAGCTTTCCTCAAAACACACAAGACTGGAAGCAGCACTGTTCAGAATCTGATGTTCCGCCTTGGGGAGAAGGAGAACCTCACTTTCGCCTTCCCCTATTACGCATACCAGTTCAGCTACCCAGATAG GTTCCGAGCAGACTTTGTAGATGAGCTGCCACCGGGTTCCTCTCAGTTCGACATGCTCTGCAGCCACATGCGGCTGGACCTGGGACAGCTGAAACAGGTGATGCCCAGGAACACCATCTACATCACCCTGCTGCGTGATCCTCTACAGACCTTTGAGTCCGTTTTCAGCTACTACACTTCCACTGTACCCGCCTTCACGCTAGCCAAAAAGGCAGCTGACACAGCTAACAGGAAGTCCGCCCTCTCGGTCTTCCTGGAGTCCCCAGAGTCCTACTGGGACCCTACAGAACCTGGGAATGGCCTAGCCAGGAACCCTATGAGCTTTGACCTGGGCCTCAGCAGCCAAGAGTGGAACGCATCCTGGCCCATGGAGCTGACTCAGCTGGAGGAGGCCTTCCAGCTGGTGATGATCGCTGAGCACTTTGATGAGTCTCTGGTTCTCCTGGGGGCTCTGCTGCAGCTGGAGCCTGAGGAGCTGGCCTATGTGCACCTGAACGTCCGCGCCCCATCGGACATCACCCCGCTGGAGGAGGACACCAAGGCCAGGCTCTGGGCCTGGAACAGTCTGGATGTGCTGCTCTACAACTTATTTCTGCAGGTGTTCTGGGAGAAAGCTGAGCAGTATGGCCTGGGGAGACTGAAAAGGGAGGTGGCCCTACTGAGGGCCTCCACACAGAGGCTCAGACAGAAGTGTGTGGCCAGAGAAGGAGTCCCCCCTGGTGAGCTGGAGGACCTGGTCAGGCCCTGGCAGACCGACACAGTCACCATCCTGGGATACGAGGTACGAGGGAACCTGACTCTGCAGGAAGAGGGGCTCTGTGTGCGACTAGTGCTGCCTGAGCTACAGTACCACTCTCATCTGTATTTCCAGCAGTATGGCCATGACATGAGGTCCATACCTACAGACTAA